The proteins below come from a single Fusarium verticillioides 7600 chromosome 3, whole genome shotgun sequence genomic window:
- a CDS encoding C-8 sterol isomerase — protein sequence MAKNKSKSKSSATSASQGSGLNKLLLVLGLLTALLSSVVYFVEQNLNQFYIFDLDHLDDLSKRAIAKHGEDTRSVVQYIVTELNEKVPEHINLKEEWVFNNAGGAMGAMYIIHASVTEYLIIFGTAIGTEGHTGRHTADDYFHILSGTQLAYVPGEYKAEVYPAGSIHHLRRGDVKQYKMPEGCFALEYARGWIPPMLFFGFADGLSSTLDFPTLWDTTRITGREMINNLLKGKL from the exons atggcaaagaacaagtcaaagtcaaagtcctcTGCGACCTCCGCGTCGCAGGGCAGCggcctcaacaagctcctcctggtTCTCGGTCTCCTCACAGCTCTCCTGAGCTCTGTCGTCTACTTTGTCGAGCAGAACCTGAACCAGTTCTACATCTTCGACCTCGATCACCTCGACGATCTCTCTAAGCGAGCCATCGCTAAGCACGGAGAGGACACCCGATCGGTTGTGCAGTACATCGTCACGgagctcaacgagaaggTTCCCGAgcacatcaacctcaaggagGAATGGGTCTTTAACAACGCTGGTGGTGCTATGGGTGCCATGTACATCATCCACGCCAGCGTTACCGAGTACCTCATCATATTTG GCACTGCCATTGGTACTGAGGGCCACACGGGTCGCCACACCGCCGACGACTACTTCCACATCCTTTCTGGAACTCAGCTGGCTTACGTCCCTGGCGAGTACAAGGCTGAGGTGTACCCCGCCGGCAGCATCCACCACCTTCGCCGCGGCGATGTCAAGCAGTACAAGATGCCCGAGGGCTGCTTTGCGCTCGAGTACGCTCGCGGCTGGATCCCTCCcatgctcttctttggctttgccgACGGCCTTTCCAGCACCCTCGACTTCCCTACACTCTGGGATACCACCCGCATCACTGGTCGCGAGATGATCAACAACTTGCTCAAGGGCAAGCTGTAG